In Rutidosis leptorrhynchoides isolate AG116_Rl617_1_P2 chromosome 6, CSIRO_AGI_Rlap_v1, whole genome shotgun sequence, the DNA window gttgatcacatcgcgaggtacttgacctctatatgatacattttacaaacattgcattcgtttttgaaaagacaatctttcattacatcgaaagttgacggcaggcataccatttcataatatatctaactataattgacttaataataatcttgatgaacgcaacaactcgaatgcaacgtattttacaatatgtcatgtatgactccaagtaatatctctaagatgagcaaatgcacagcgaaagatttctttcgtacctgagaataaacatgctttaaagtgtcaaccaaaaggttggtgagttcattagtttaacataaataatcatttccatcattttaatagaccacaagattttcattttcagttctcataaataaacgtcccatgcatagagacaaaatatcattcatatggattgaacacctgctaaccgaccttaacaagatgcatatagaatatcccctatcattccgggatcctccttcggacatgatataaatttcgaagtactaaagcatccggtactttggatggggcttgttgggcccgatagatctacctttagagttcgcgtcaattagggtgtctgttccctaattcttagattaccagacttaataaaaagagcatattcgatttcgataattcaaccatataatgtagtttcaattacttgtgtctatttcgtaaaacatttataaaaattgcgcatgtattctcagcccaaaaatgtaaagggtaaaaagacaaatgaaactcacgcatataaatattgtaaaacagttaataaacatttgcatgtattctcagcccaaaaatgtaaagagtaaaaaggatcatatgaaactcaccatactgtattttgtagtaaaaatacatattacaaaactgaacaatgcagggttggcctcggattcacgaacctatatcagttatatatattaaaacatataataacatgtaaacaagttgatattattaatatagtagTTTTATTAATGATTTGTATGTTACACTAAATAAATATATCccttatatctattttatatattttaatgacatagttaatatttatatatatcggattcttattaaagtattttaatttaaaacatatatgatattttaaaatttatacataaggttatatttaaaatgtatttatatcttatacgtaatttaattaataataaataataatattttattttgaaaacaaaatagtttgtaatattaacataagtattatatatgtattagatacattttatgtaagtaatatatgttgtaataataataatgataataataataataataataataataataataataataataataataataataataataataataataataataataataataataataataataataataataataataataataatgataataataataataataaatataacaataataattataattgtaattataattataattataattatatcctaATTCTAATTCTATATAAATAAAAGACCTACGCGTGTCTTTTTGATGTCTTCCCCAAATCAGATCGATGGGTAACCCTAGCACAAAACAATTCGGGAAAAAAATACACCATCATCGTATAATCCAGCAacaatcattatcatcattaacagAGTATTCAAGGAACAATCACTGATGAATAGTAGACCATCGATTCGTCGTCATCCCTGTTCAGAGTCATCATCAGCCTTCGTCTTCATCATTATTCATCATCTTTCATTCATCGATCCAGTAATTAGTCCTTAATTTATCAAAAAggtaattaatttatttatattttcttaaCTTCTACATTTATTAATATATTCAATACCTTTAATTAATTTGCACACGAGTAGTAAATAATGGTGTTCATAAAGGGTTTAGTGGTAATCGATTTTAGTTAAGGATTTGTTTGTGATTTTGATTTTTAATTGTAGTAATAGTGAATAATATAAAGCAAACTGTATGTGCTTTTTGATTAAATAGCAACTAGGAGGCAGTTAAGTAGAATTGATTAGGTAGTTCTTGATAGGGGTGTTCATGGTGGTTTAGCCATAGTTATTTGGTAGTTGAAACTGCAGGTCATATAATTTGATGATTGAACAAAAAAAATTTGGAATGAGATAGTGGCAGTTACAATTATTTGTCTTTAGGTATCGAATAGTAAAAAAAATAGTTGGTTTGGTTCTTGGATAATAACCGAACATAGCACACTGCAGTAGGAGTTTCATAAAAATGAATGGCATTTGAGTGGTGTTTTGAAGGTGATGGCAAGTGGTTTGGGTATCATAGTAGCTTTTAATATCTGTTAGATATCAGATATCTAGCTTCCAACATTTTTGATTTTTATATGTCAGCTAGTCATAATTAATAAGTCGAATTTATGAAAATCTATCCAATTTAAATCGAAAAACTTCAGTAGTATACCTATATTCATATCAATGCTTATTTATAATGATAGTTTATATTGATAAGAATTAGAACACACCTCATATATCTTTTTTATTTCTTCAGATGACTAATGATCAAGGAATGGTTTATGTGGTGTTTgagttgtaatttctgtgttgatgGCTGCAATTCGGAACAACTGAACAGAAGCAATTCTTCCGAATTAAACAGGAGTATAGCAGCAGTTGATGGAACTTTTGGGTGGTTTACGATGGTAGAAAGACTTCTGCAGCTGGTTAGCTGCGATAGTGATGGTGTCTATATGTTTCACAAACAGGAAAAATGGATGTATCAGTGGGCAGTAGTTCACGAGTGTAGGTAGGTGTGATGGTGGATGGGTTCGTGATAATGGGTTCATGATCATAACTGAAACGAGTTTAAGGTGGTGGTTCTTGGATGAAAGATGAAGGATGGTGATAGTGGTGTTTGATGGAGAGAGGTATTGGTGATTATTGAAGATGGTtcacagaaattaaaaaaaaaaaaaaaaaaagaggagagaaagagaaggTGGTGACTCTCAAGGATTGTATACGAGTAATTGAAATAGAAATTGATTTATTCATACTTGTTTTCTTGTGACAAAGGGGTCAACATATTAAACAGGAGCCGAGAAAAATGAATCCAAAGTATAAAGTTGATAAAGACCCTAAACTAATTTTGGAAATTTTGTGTTTGGTTTGATTTGTTTTGTCAATTTGATAGGATTTAGTTTGATATGATTATGTAATACACTGAATTCTATTTCTCTAtctatatattttgtattttgattaattaataattatagatatattaatgatattaataatactaattaataataatattacttataataataataatattattgataaatattctaaagttgataatatgataatatgataataacagtaaagataatgataattgtaactaagtgatgataataatattttcaattgagaatgatcatttttaataatagtaattaattataataataactaaaattgtaaTCTTATTTACTAATTATGGTATGAATAATGATAAcagcaatactaataatactaataataattataacaaatcGATTGTATTAAATTTCACATTTAcgtattatacataataataataacaacactgatattaatattaaatatttactctaataataatgatgactgtaaaattgataatattattaaagatGACAAATTAAGtgcgttaaatttcatatctatatatttacaagcaatggttcgtgaatcatcgggagtagtcaaaggtcaaatgtaaacATGAACACAGTTCGAAGATttagagattcaattaaatagactttgattatcgtgtcgaaatcacatTAAGATcaactttaaatttggtcggaaattttcgggtcgtcacatgtctatcaatttaaccgcttaaaataatttttcgtcgtaatttaaagaaaataaagaaaattctatgtcctaaaaactagagcgtagaaatgagaaagaagaagagtgcgtcgaaaaacgtcgaaaaataaaaagtcgaaaaataaaaataagaaagtagagcgtcgaaacttaaaagtctaaaaactaaatattaaaacttgcgtctaaaggtattaaagcttaaaggaattctaaacggaaaacgacaattacttaaaaaggcactaaaatttataaaatgcgCCGTAAAATTCTaatgcgcctaaatcttaatctaaagaaaagcacttaagggattttacgataaagcctaaaaatctagaaatactacggcaaaatactaagcttaaaactatatattacgaacgataattataaagactacgtactaaataataaaaagatacaaattataaaaggatataatctaaaaatgataaaaataaaattttataaaaatgttatttttatattattatttttttataaaagtattaatctatataaatactaataataataaaacttaataaaacaaattaaaactaaaactaaaactaaatattaatttaataaaccctaattaaattaattaatattaaactaaAGCCTAATTTCGCATTAAAAGCGTTTAAGGTTTCCTGTCAGACAGGCCTACGTGATCGCGTGGTATTTTGTCTGTttggctccgcgatcgcggagtatgCAGGTTCAGTTGTTGTTGTAGGCTCAAAAtcgttcggttttttttttttttttttacaatgtaaaagatagataatttaataaaaataaatttatattttaaaatctaaataaaaatactttttaaagacaatcttatatatatatatatatatatatatatatatatattttctttttaattttttaacacttattactaaaacaaaatatttttacgaaataagaaataatatatttttacaaaaatatagtttataaaaatatagcgtttttcaccgagtccccggcagcggcgccaaaaacttgatgtgcgagctaaggggtacgaaatatacttatttttaatatgaaatacggcgaaatatgatacaagttttatttatttatatagatggatatacctaaaccttgctacaacacttataggcagtgtacctaattgtagagtagtgtagtttttagtaagtccggttcgtttcacagggagctagtgaatacgtactatatttttaacaactatatttatttaaaatgtatataattatatatagtaataataatatataaggggggtttaccgtttaatgaccggtttgtcgattttatattttaagcgtaaagataaatgacaataattaaagtgtgtaaaataaataacaatattaaaatgacagtaaataaaaatacaatgagatataaaatagaacaattatgcttatttaaacttccgtaaccatgatgtttgacgttttgatttcaatttattactctgggttaattgtccttttgtcctggattatttgaaacctatctagtttttgtccataatagtccatcggtcataaatataaagtgcgagtgtcctcgtcaaattacccttataccagaagtcaaatattccaactaattaaagatttaaactgtgacgcagttatcacttctgtcaacaattacaccagttatcactgtatgtaatccacccctgttttgattagatatgaatattaatttaccacttgatcagtttgaataatcaattacccaacccgaataattaattaaatgattataatagattccgtatgaatgtcactaaataggacaaccataatcattattaattattaagttaattaatttgaagataggttcgacagactccaatgagttgtcactcaattagacaatacctcccatctattaatagtccatagtcaaatacccacaagtgtcggtcttttgttcaaacattaattatggtacaaaatccaataaccctgtctttaatatttagtctaacatcacgattacttcggctcaaataagcataataataacttagttacgatacattaatttaaaaaggaagaacatagcttacagtgattatttatcgcgtagcgttacacggacagagttccgactttaaaacccgtaaaacatttctttacaataaccttattattattattaaattaaacttaaaattataaatatatatatatatatatatatatatatatatatatatatatatatatatatatatatatatatatatatatatatatatatatatatatatatatatatatatcgatcgattgaaagaaaggaaaagaaaaaggtgtgtagaattcgagcagaatgcgtgagcttttataggcccactttgaactgtacagctccgcgagtgcggtacttttgtgccttacagctccgcgagtgcggagcttcggattccagctcaccaaattgagttaaacgtgggctgctgaatattataatatataatataataatatataatttcatataattatatatatattatattatattcttgtgcatagttgacttgtaattttagctccgttgagttgtacgttgatgctcgatttatgtctcagtttcgaattttcgaatgccttttcgtacgcttagatatcttgtactttgcgtttcgcggcttgtactcttgtcatttttaggcgtttctcatcaataaattgaaccacttggattgtactttgtactttttagctttttggtcatttgcgtcttcaaatcatcgattctgtcttttgtcttcgcacttatttatttaaacgattattacataaaaatagaataattgcaactaaaagctttacatattggaaggatattgtgcctaaatatatgttcatttggagcactatcaggcgTGTTCTGGTTGTCcatttgagtacgttccgatgattccccggaagtcatgattctGTTAAAGAAACAAAAAATTCGAGAATACTGTGAGTAATGAGCTTTATAATTCAACACTTTTAAAAGAAAAAATAATTAAACACATCTTGAATTAGTtctactctcaatgaaagcaccacttaatcgtgcatatattttccaagaggttaatatgcatgttcaatacgtttaaaagaggtttaaggatcttagaacttagctcttCGGTCttactaccgtgaataaccctggccgacatgatgatgtcggcggggtggctaggtgattaagtccaccttcgatgacggtcGTCGATCGAAGGCCCGAATAAGGTTGTAGGAAACTGTCGAGagtgactaacctgttaacctttgatgaatgatgataatgattatgtaTTGTGATCCACGTAAAATGTGATATCCctggaatgataattagggttagtatatataggcaaaccctatttCTAGAACCGTCTAAGATTGTGATAATCctgtccataacaaactcccccgaatctcggttgtaattatggaaaagatattaggCTTGATGGCCAAGTAACCGCTGTAGCGAccagacaaaatcgtcattgacggcgccgtctacttaggtcccgttacgtggtcataagtctttaaaacaacgtttgaccaaaagaatgtcgcattcatttcaaaagtaaagatgtttcaaggtttacaaagtagttcgacaactagttacattacaaagtttaaagtacaattgaaacatatgcgacacaatttaaaagtagccaaaagacgctccacgtatgcatgtatactcgacatccaagcaagtatcaaaagtaatgagcggaagcatgtatcacaaaactttcaaggacctgagaaaaacatagaaatctgtcaacgaaaacgttggtgaaatcataggtttaagtaagtaggtacaagtgaaccacaagatttatatcattgaaataatagttaaccattccaaaaattgttatcacgagcacccaattatcaaggcttaacattccttccatagaaccccatcacaatagtgttagaacatacactgtttctcgaaaatacatttcattcgtagacggtagcgaaccgtctgaatgagggtttgtcaaacccatatggatccatacaacataagttctcgcttacaccaggtaagtgtaactaatgataatcgaattgaggattttgttctaaactcgtatgtagaatgtttgttttcctgtacttgtgttcacttagtaaaaagaaacgtttatgttttctcatcccaaatgtaagttcaaaagagtaaaagtgggactatgatctcaccttgagtgcacgtatgtaaaagtacttcaacaagtaaacgtgtgcaaggacgaatgctagtcttgacctaaacaaataggtttgtatcaatatcggtaaacacggtcggtcaaagtgttcaattagtcctatggctcgttacgactcgattactatagcatgtgagtcaagttgtcacgttttacccaagacacaagtataaaagcatgttagaacgattgcacaaacatttggttaagtttgattaaaagtcaactttggtcggatcaaagttaacgaaaaagtcaacacgttcgggtcaggtctcgaactatttttctgaggtttttaatcatatatgagcatgttagaacaagttacatgtgaatcgaaggtgcgtagcatagcaaacatttttcgtaaaatggcaaaacaaaacagtcactggcagtgcaactggacggcgtccagcattgaaggaaTGGACGGTGTCCaagaatctggatggcgtccagattggtatacaGGTCTGCTATGCTgcaaacacacaagtgcacgaaccaaaactcaactaaacacaatttatgatccaaaaataattaaaacatgtatcttatatcatcggaaaggtattttgacgaggaaaacaactaagtatatttcatcaatcattttgacacttacaacaactaaaatcacattaaatgctcaacatttattacattcaagttcataaatgcggtttggtgattcgggaacttactacctacatacaatacgccgtttcgtaggtaatcaagcatataatccaactaaacacttatcaacaataattcatggcattcaatgcatcaaatgttcacatttaatTCTACCAAatcctaaccaacatcaccaaaatcaataatcaagtttataaagttttctaaaacaacctacacatcaaattgaagctagtgatactagtaacacaattaaaacatgaacttttaacatgtaACAACTTTTGAGCAATtaaatctcaagaacaacacaccaaactttaagttcatgctagttacttcaaaacaacaagatcgagcatacaaatcatatattcatgttagacttgagccatatacactaattaacacttttataagttaaaaacatcaagaacacaaaatctagtgattttagaaagttacccaaatgtaatgaaatcggtatggaatcgaagaggaagatgcaaggattccaaatatgtaatttattttgcaaaacacttgctagatcggatttggatgatgattctttggttttgattttgagagaaaaagttgaaatAGTAAAGAAaaagagatgaaatgaatggatgagaggaggtttgactctttgacctagtaacatctttgatcatttggcaagtctagcccctcaagtttcattcgggtgcgtgaattacctaaacgagataattcaaaacgcgtattaacggaaattGTCATAAAtacataacggactttaaaatagtctaacggaaaaatgcgggatgttacaaccgCCATGCCGAGAACAAAAGCATTCAACACGCTACTGCATACTGCATATAAATTACATGCGTACGCACGCTAGTGATTACCCGCATACGTATAGAATGCGCATGCGAGTTGCGGTATCATTACATATTATATATCCGTatattatatatgatatatgatatatttcTAGAATGGTACATGACTTGTTAACATAACTTTTGATTATGCAACTTCCATTCGTTTTGTACGTGACTTGTTAACATAACTTTTGATTTTGCAACTTCCATTCGTTTTGCATGTTCGCTTCTACCCCAAACTTTTTCTACCTAATAGGGTTCTGAGTAGTATTAGTTGTTATATCAGCGTCACATCAATACTTTTTCATCAGAACTAACCCAAAACTAAACACTTTCAACCATATCATACTTTTTCATAAAAATTGATACCcactatattatttaattaattgaaTGTACAAATATACAAACTAAAACTAAcaataatatttcatatatatactCTGTTTGATCCATGCTGTTATCTGCTTGAGAAAGAATGGAATGATCGGCGAGGATACCCTGAAGAAGCAGGGTGCGAGGCAGGGCGGACCGGTGCCAACAACGCCCTGCAAGGCGGCGTGGAGGACTGTTTCAATAACCTAACCGTTGGGAACAATCTCATCTTATTAAGATTTAATAACGGAGTGCGCTTTATGAATGACTTAAATAACGGAGTGCGCTTTATGAATGAGAAGATGCTTTTACACGAAATTTCATACATGCAAAGAAATATGACTACTACTAAATAATTACGTACTacaacaatttttatttttataattaattaatagaATCACGGATCGATGacttataatttttttatatacttttcGTCTTTTCTAGAAGGGCAATTAAAACTGTTCATTATATCATACTGCGCTGAATTTGGTGATGTTAGATTATAACCAAACCGTAAAAACGTATCACagtcaaggttgaaaaagacgcgagacggggccgaaacggtagcgacctcaaaacgttgCAACGGtaaaaacggggccgagacggggtcgaaactgatgttgactaatgttgacttttatatatataaatatatatttacacatattataGAGCTAAAAAActttcgttgacaagtttgtacttATAATTGccattagcgttaatataatacaaaatggaatactaaactaagtcaattttgattgatttgaccaacTTATGACTGATTTTAACGGAATTTCTGACTTTTGatcggcgttgacccaatttttcctgcatttgacctgaattttgaccgttgaccgacttataagaaaacgggacggggtcgaaacggtttagtcactaaaacgccgcaacgggcgtcgaAACGGATGCAACgaacgccgtttacaacagtgatcACAGTACTATGTAAAGTATTACGGAGACAGAGAAAACATCATAAATCATAAATTAGTAGcgttttaaataaaacttttagTCAGTAGTTAAAATGAATAGAGAAGGGGATAAGTAGTGGTACTGAAGGCATAGTTTACCGCATACATAATACTCCGTACTAAGTACATTGTTAAGAaatattttataacaataataataataattactcggtattgattattgattatggatattgataatgataaaaaggCAAAGTCAAAACATCGGAACTAAAAGCAAAAAAGGACGCGTTTGTTTTCATTCGACCCCTTCCACAAGTCATGATTCCACGCACGAAACTTAATTACATACTCATCCATTTTTACCCCGACATTTTGTACACCTCAtttatccatattattattattattaattatatttattttattcttTCACTAATATGAATTTGATTAACCTAGACCTCAacaaaataaaattaaattaaaattaaaattaaaattgaaaataAATTGAAAATGTTAATTAAAAAGAATGAGAAAAAAGGACACAAAGTGTTGTTATCCGTCTTCACACCCTAACTAACTACTCAACGTGGATCCATCCTCTTCCCCACAATTCACATTtctaaattattataattattttattttagattataattaatattaatattattattctatcCAACTACTAAGATTAACCTCTACAACACTCCCACCGCCACCCCTCACGCAACGCAACTTCAATCAATCATCAATCAATCATCAATCAATCAAATATTTATTCAATTCCCGGccctatatatatactccgtatttcaTTTCACTCTTCACTCTCATAACGTACAGTACTCGACCTCAAATACTTAAAAATTCCGTTCCTTCTTTTAATTTTCAAACATCAAATCAAAATCAATAAAAAAACAATGGCACTTGAAGCTATCAACTCGACCACCAcaccacctccaccaccaccagCTCCACCCTCTGTCCACCACGACCATGTTCAAGATTCTTGGAATAAAGGCAAACGCTATAAGCGTCCACGTGTCATGACTAATTCCGATGATGAAATCCAGCAGCAACAGCAGCTAGTACTTCCACAACATCCCTCCGAGGAAGAGTACTTAGCTTTTTGTTTGATGTTACTATCTCGTGGCGGCCAGCCTTCTACCACCCTATCACCGCCACCTAAACATAACTCTCCGCCGCCGGTGGCTGATAATTACTACAAGTGTAGTGTTTGTAACAAAGGCTTCCCATCTTACCAAGCACTAGGTGGACACAAAGCTAGTCACCGGAAAAACATCCCCGACGACCACCAcatctccaccaccaccaccaccaccatctcaGATAAATCTTCTTCTTCTTTGTCTTCTCATGTTTTAAAGCCTAGTGGAAGAGCACACGAATGTTCGATTTGTCATAGATCTTTTCCTACCGGGCAAGCACTCGGTGGACATAAACGACGGCACTACGACGGTAACAATCCCGGAAGCGCCGCCACTACCTCCGATGGAGCTGCTTGTTCCTTTACACCTGCAAGTCAACAACCGCGTGGTTTTGATTTAAACTTACCGGCTTTCCCTGAATTCCAAATTAGGCTAAGCGTTGACTGTGGGAAGAAAAGTCAAACGTTGATTCATGAACAAGAAGTTGAAAGTCCACTTCCAATTAAAAGACCGCGTCTGTCCATGGCGGATTAAAAAGCTAGCTACTTCAAATCAACAGATTAGATtcgtttatttttttaatttaacttattattattattatattatgaagttatataataatattaataataatatatttagaattaGAATTTAGAATGAATGGATAGATGTACATACAATTGAAGATGGAATTGTTTGTGTCGTGTTTGAATAAgtttttaaatttatcaattttTTGATTCGTTAATTATGGAAATGTGATTTTTATTTTTACGTCATTTATTATACTTATATATCTAAATCTAATATCTTTGCCCGTAAAAAAAATTCTAATAAATAGTTATATATGTTAGAAGACGCTGTGATCTTATTTACCATCTTTTTATAAGGATGGTGGGTCAAATTTAAACAGTAACCACCCATGTGGGAGGATGATCTGCCTAAAAATGCACATGTAAAATCCGATAGTCATGGCTACCCTTACACCATTAAGAATTAGTTGTACAGAAAATTCCCCTTAATTTATTCTACAGTTCGAGTGAGCTGCTTTGTCattttattattaacttaaaaaagTTGGTTTTTAAATGAGAaagtgttgttaaaaaagaaaaaaaaaaaaaaacaatttgtgGGCGGAAAGTGGTTTGTGTGTTGGACAGATAAGAATCGAGAAAGAAAGAAAGGTGCAAGTCTGTAAATTAAATA includes these proteins:
- the LOC139852914 gene encoding zinc finger protein ZAT10-like, whose translation is MALEAINSTTTPPPPPPAPPSVHHDHVQDSWNKGKRYKRPRVMTNSDDEIQQQQQLVLPQHPSEEEYLAFCLMLLSRGGQPSTTLSPPPKHNSPPPVADNYYKCSVCNKGFPSYQALGGHKASHRKNIPDDHHISTTTTTTISDKSSSSLSSHVLKPSGRAHECSICHRSFPTGQALGGHKRRHYDGNNPGSAATTSDGAACSFTPASQQPRGFDLNLPAFPEFQIRLSVDCGKKSQTLIHEQEVESPLPIKRPRLSMAD